A window from Kwoniella pini CBS 10737 chromosome 1, complete sequence encodes these proteins:
- a CDS encoding 6-phosphogluconate dehydrogenase (decarboxylating) codes for MADIDNEQVNDIEIGIVGSGSMGGGMTLLFAEHGSRIGCYDYEEKAVQKLMDTAKEDEKVDDKYVHGFTSLEKLVNAFPKHGSKDKQPRILVLSMPHGKPVDGVAEKLFPLLDKGDIIIDGGNEWWEETERRQAAAKEKGIEWVGMGVSGGYQAARHGPSCSPGGTEEAWKVIKPYLETWAAKTPEGEPCVLHMGPGGAGHYVKMIHNGIEHAHLSILCEVRGLLHDQLNLSNDEISDLFESWWKDGPLRGNFLIGIGFKGLRFKEGGGIKDAKDGIVEKIEDKVTQDVDLSEGTGTWSTKEIGERHVAAPAIAAAHQLRIISSDKFERSKVADNLALPQPSKAAEANLDKGEKDKLMKTIHTAVYGAILGAFVQGLDIITKASQDQKWNISLADCIKIWRQGCIIQSDAIAEFFLPLFEKFPRSEPLNLLKSIPEIAKELAKTYDAQKKLYSIAIETDAVAPALGASLEYIKAVNCRDLDTNFMELELDYFGHHNYDIKGETEKGHEKGKHHTEFSKTPGV; via the exons ATGGCGGATATCGATAATGAACAGGTCAATGACATTGAGATAGGTATTGTGGGTAGCGGAAGTATGGGAGGT GGTATGACATTGCTGTTTGCCGAACATGGCTCCAGAATCGGTTGTTACGATTATGAAGAAAAAGCGGTCCAAAAGCTGATGGACACAGCTAAAGAGGACGAAAAAGTAGATGACAAGTATGTACATGGATTTACATCTCTTGAAAAACTTGTCAACGCTTTCCCCAAACATGGAAGTAAAGATAAACAACCTAGAATACTTGTACTTAGTATGCCTCATGGTAAACCCGTTGATGGGGTTGCAGAAAAATTATTCCCATTGTTGGATAAGGGTGATATCATAATTGATGGAGGCAATGAATGGTGGGAAGAAACGGAAAGAAGACAAGCTGCAGCCAAAGAAAAGGGTATTGAATGGGTTGGAATGGGTGTAAGTGGAGGATATCAAGCTGCTAGACATGGTCCTTCTTGTTCGCCTGGTGGAACAGAGGAAGCATGGAAAGTGATTAAACCATATTTAGAGACTTGGGCTGCTAAAACTCCTGAAGGTGAACCTTGCGTTTTACATATGGGACCAGGTGGAGCTGGACATTACGTCAAAATGATACATAACGGAATTGAACATGCTCATCTTTCTATACTTTGTGAAGTTCGAGGACTTCTTCATGATCAACTTAATCTCTCAAATGACGAAATATCCGATCTTTTCGAATCATGGTGGAAAGATGGACCACTTCGTGGAAATTTCTTAATTGGTATAGGGTTCAAAGGTCTCCGTTTcaaagaaggaggaggtatCAAGGACGCAAAGGATGGTATAGTGGAGAAGATCGAAGACAAGGTCACTCAGGATGTTGATCTTTCCGAG GGTACAGGTACTTGGTCGACTAAG GAAATCGGCGAAAGACACGTTGCGGCTCCTGCCATCGCAGCGGCTCATCAATTACGCATTATCTCTTCGGACAAATTCGAGCGATCTAAAGTTGCCGACAATCTCGCTCTTCCCCAACCTTCCAAAGCAGCTGAAGCCAATCTTGACAAAGGGGAAAAAGATAAACTCATGAAGACCATACACACAGCTGTATATGGGGCAATTTTGGGAGCATTCGTTCAAGGCCTTGAT ATCATTACCAAGGCATCTCAAGATCAA AAATGGAACATATCACTTGCTGATTGTATTAAGATTTGGAGACAAGGATGTATAATTCAGTCAG ATGCAATCGCCGAATTCTTCCTCCCTTTGTTCGAGAAATTCCCCAGGTCAGAACCTCTGAACCTTCTTAAAAGCATACCAGAAATAGCGAAAGAACTCGCCAAGACATACGATGCTCAGAAAAAGCTATATAGCATTGCAATCGAAACAGACGCTGTTGCTCCTGCTCTTGGTGCTTCACTCGAATATATCAAAGCTGTCAATTGTAGAGATCTTGACACCAATTTCATggagcttgagcttgatt ACTTCGGTCATCATAATTACGATATCAAAGGCGAAACCGAGAAAGGACACGAGAAAGGTAAACACCATACTGAATTTTCCAAGACGCCAGGAGTGTAG